A single region of the Desulfobaculum xiamenense genome encodes:
- a CDS encoding OmpP1/FadL family transporter, which produces MRKLLFGLCAGFVTLLLCGAQAFAAGYGIYEWSARGNALGGTLIARADDPSAVAYNPAGITQLPGVNVMGGVTAIAPNATVRTNGRGEDGKGANSIWGIPHAYYTHQLSDSAWFGFGAFSRVGLGTEYIDDEKWGGRYNCTYAGLKSVSFNPNLAFKVTDALSVAAGVEIITMEFAYDKAANLNASGSLPPSSDPAFYDVKTKTRATGWAPGWNLGLHYKPLDWLAFGATYRSQIDLTVEGKTHFSANPGAAAVIGGSAPLQSMFGHRTNTKGTEPIPAATTFGVMVKPIDRLSIEVDAVHTDWSSYSHLTFEYDNALGERTSEKNWSDAWRYQVGAEYRLLDWLDLRAGYIFDESPINPDYADYAVPANDRQMLTTGVGMRFDEWTVDLSYGYLWMKNRDIKARPAEGVLDSTIEGGHSHLIGLSVGYSF; this is translated from the coding sequence TTGAGGAAATTGCTTTTCGGCCTGTGCGCCGGCTTTGTCACACTGCTTCTGTGCGGCGCGCAGGCGTTTGCCGCCGGTTACGGCATCTATGAATGGAGCGCGCGGGGCAATGCCCTTGGTGGCACGCTCATCGCCCGCGCGGACGATCCGAGCGCCGTGGCCTACAACCCCGCAGGCATCACCCAGCTGCCCGGCGTGAACGTCATGGGCGGCGTGACCGCCATCGCCCCCAACGCCACCGTGCGTACCAACGGCAGGGGCGAGGACGGCAAGGGCGCCAACTCCATCTGGGGTATCCCGCACGCCTATTACACCCACCAGCTGAGCGACAGCGCGTGGTTCGGCTTCGGCGCGTTCTCCCGCGTGGGCCTCGGCACCGAGTACATCGACGACGAGAAGTGGGGCGGCCGCTACAACTGCACCTACGCAGGCCTCAAGTCCGTGTCCTTCAACCCGAACCTCGCATTTAAGGTCACCGATGCCCTGTCCGTCGCGGCGGGTGTCGAGATCATCACCATGGAGTTCGCTTACGACAAGGCTGCCAATCTCAATGCCTCCGGCAGTCTGCCTCCCTCGTCCGATCCGGCCTTCTATGACGTGAAGACCAAGACCCGTGCCACGGGCTGGGCGCCGGGCTGGAACCTCGGTCTGCATTACAAGCCTCTCGACTGGCTGGCCTTCGGTGCCACCTACCGCAGCCAGATCGACCTTACCGTCGAGGGTAAGACGCATTTCTCCGCCAATCCCGGTGCTGCCGCTGTGATCGGCGGTTCCGCGCCCCTTCAGAGCATGTTCGGCCATCGCACCAACACCAAGGGCACCGAGCCGATTCCGGCCGCCACGACCTTTGGTGTGATGGTTAAGCCCATCGACCGCCTGAGCATTGAGGTGGACGCCGTCCACACCGACTGGAGCTCCTATTCGCATCTGACCTTCGAGTACGATAACGCCCTTGGCGAAAGGACTTCCGAGAAGAACTGGAGCGACGCGTGGCGTTATCAGGTCGGCGCGGAATACCGCCTGCTCGACTGGCTCGACCTGCGCGCGGGCTATATTTTCGACGAGTCGCCCATCAATCCCGATTACGCCGACTACGCCGTGCCTGCCAATGATCGCCAGATGCTCACAACCGGTGTGGGCATGCGCTTCGACGAGTGGACCGTGGACCTGTCGTACGGCTACCTGTGGATGAAGAATCGCGACATCAAGGCCCGCCCCGCCGAGGGCGTGCTGGACTCCACCATCGAGGGCGGACATTCGCACCTCATTGGTCTGTCCGTGGGCTACTCGTTCTAG
- a CDS encoding PAS domain S-box protein — MDALDFYAAGLSKSRDCGIIFEREGQVLFVNRAYLDKRGLDEEDVLGRNILDLVEPAELDTLRGAIAHAMGTTHMAEVVLRMRTRDGSGVRQVRWQGIEILSTDERPNIIVAQGRPLHPLGHDDEGMGFTITPDGTILDVSEAICAMCGYTREEVLATNTGELYYSPEDRRTIKAMLRRGGIERGQVTLRTKTGAPLTFLFTVQPVRDASDRALVFSGYFLPLGFPQSPRLAKDFSPIVHALPDIAWVQGRDHRMVAANEAYCTAFGLAHDDIIGRSETDFLPEDLARPLIQAAIHVFQERREIVAPMAKHFTGQDRWYRVVRRPVFDDANRDVIGLVGICKDITAQVEQETTYMRELGDSDCDALIVIDSQGNIIRRSMRLLSPPVLATPDDSGQVAQDLTQIVDILHPDDLPTAQETMRKVMTLKKPASFECRVRNMRRRYTRVFIRAHFNDAFFDEPRMYVAVRDMSRTDALRAAENVLERLKSATDSATFRELAEFLNVSSASISNAKKNERIPPDWLITVGMRTGTSVDWLLTGLGQSRLVRGGGE; from the coding sequence ATGGACGCTCTGGACTTCTACGCCGCCGGACTTTCGAAGTCCCGCGACTGCGGCATCATCTTCGAACGCGAAGGACAGGTACTCTTCGTCAACCGCGCCTATCTCGACAAGCGGGGGCTGGACGAGGAGGACGTACTGGGGCGCAATATCCTCGACCTCGTGGAACCGGCGGAACTGGATACGCTTCGCGGAGCCATCGCCCACGCCATGGGCACCACGCACATGGCGGAGGTCGTCCTGCGCATGCGCACGCGCGACGGCTCCGGCGTACGCCAGGTCCGCTGGCAGGGCATCGAGATACTCTCCACGGATGAGCGGCCGAACATCATCGTTGCGCAGGGGCGGCCGCTGCATCCGCTGGGGCACGACGACGAGGGCATGGGCTTCACCATCACCCCGGACGGCACCATTCTCGACGTCAGCGAGGCCATTTGCGCCATGTGCGGCTACACCCGCGAAGAGGTGCTGGCCACCAACACCGGCGAGCTCTACTACAGCCCGGAGGACCGGCGCACCATCAAGGCCATGCTTCGCCGGGGCGGCATCGAACGCGGACAGGTGACCCTGCGCACCAAGACCGGCGCGCCGCTGACCTTCCTGTTCACGGTGCAGCCGGTGCGCGACGCCTCGGACCGGGCGCTCGTCTTCTCCGGCTATTTTCTGCCACTCGGATTTCCCCAGTCGCCGCGTCTGGCCAAGGACTTCTCGCCCATCGTCCACGCCCTGCCCGACATCGCATGGGTGCAGGGGCGCGACCACCGCATGGTCGCCGCCAACGAGGCCTACTGCACGGCCTTCGGGCTAGCGCACGACGACATCATCGGCCGCTCGGAAACGGACTTCCTGCCCGAGGATCTGGCCCGCCCGCTCATTCAGGCGGCCATTCACGTCTTTCAGGAACGGCGCGAGATCGTCGCGCCCATGGCGAAGCACTTCACAGGGCAGGACCGCTGGTACCGCGTGGTCCGCCGCCCCGTCTTCGACGACGCCAACCGCGACGTCATCGGACTGGTGGGCATCTGCAAGGACATCACCGCGCAGGTGGAGCAGGAAACCACCTACATGCGCGAACTCGGCGACAGCGACTGCGACGCGCTCATCGTCATCGACTCGCAGGGCAACATCATCCGCCGCAGCATGCGGCTGCTCTCTCCGCCGGTGCTCGCCACGCCGGACGATTCCGGTCAGGTGGCGCAGGACCTCACGCAGATCGTGGACATCCTGCACCCGGACGACCTGCCCACCGCGCAGGAAACCATGCGCAAGGTCATGACGCTCAAAAAGCCCGCCAGTTTCGAATGCCGGGTGCGCAACATGCGCCGACGCTACACCCGCGTGTTCATCCGCGCCCACTTCAACGACGCGTTCTTCGACGAACCGCGCATGTACGTCGCCGTGCGCGACATGAGCCGCACCGATGCCCTGCGCGCCGCGGAAAACGTGCTGGAACGCCTGAAATCCGCCACGGACAGCGCGACCTTCCGCGAACTGGCCGAATTCCTCAACGTCTCCTCGGCGTCCATCTCCAACGCCAAAAAGAACGAACGCATCCCCCCGGACTGGCTCATCACCGTGGGCATGCGCACCGGCACCTCCGTGGACTGGCTGCTCACCGGCCTTGGCCAATCACGCCTTGTGCGGGGCGGTGGGGAATGA
- the msrA gene encoding peptide-methionine (S)-S-oxide reductase MsrA, with protein MRGYLKLVAWGVMLVMFGTGHVVAEEGGEPAGQTRKAEATFAGGCFWCMEHPFDEEVGVLETISGYTGGTKERPSYAEVSSGTTGHAEAVRVVYDPDRVSYARLVDIFWHNVDPVDAGGQFCDRGSQYRSGIFYHDDEQRSIAEKSRAALDASGRLPGPVVTQIVPAGPFWPAEAYHQDYSSRNPLRYRFYRHGCGRDARLEELWGKP; from the coding sequence ATGCGCGGATATCTGAAACTTGTGGCGTGGGGGGTGATGCTCGTGATGTTCGGGACCGGGCACGTGGTGGCGGAGGAGGGCGGCGAGCCAGCGGGGCAGACGAGGAAGGCCGAGGCCACATTCGCGGGTGGATGCTTCTGGTGCATGGAGCATCCCTTCGACGAGGAGGTGGGCGTTCTGGAGACGATTTCTGGGTATACCGGCGGGACCAAGGAGCGTCCGAGCTACGCGGAAGTGTCGTCAGGAACGACGGGGCATGCCGAGGCCGTGCGGGTGGTCTACGATCCGGACCGCGTGTCCTATGCGCGGCTCGTGGACATCTTCTGGCACAACGTCGATCCCGTGGATGCGGGCGGGCAGTTCTGTGACCGGGGCAGTCAGTACCGCAGCGGCATCTTCTATCACGACGACGAGCAACGGAGCATTGCGGAGAAATCCCGCGCGGCGCTCGATGCGTCAGGCCGCCTGCCCGGACCGGTTGTTACGCAGATCGTGCCCGCAGGGCCATTCTGGCCCGCCGAGGCCTACCATCAGGACTACTCCAGCCGCAATCCGCTGCGTTACCGCTTCTATCGCCACGGCTGCGGGCGCGACGCGCGCCTTGAGGAGCTGTGGGGAAAGCCCTGA
- a CDS encoding L-serine ammonia-lyase, with amino-acid sequence MESIRELYRIGVGPSSSHTMGPRKAAERFLAANPGAQRFRVTLYESLAATGKGHLTDWAVNDVLGSERTEVIWKPDEKLPMHPNGMRFEALGADDAVIASWTVYSVGGGAIREEGQTAGLTAGVYDLPDITSIMEMCADKGIDYWEYVARCEGPEIWDFLREVWGVMTAAIARGLKTQGVLPGSLGLRRQAWSYYRKTKHSGPDLQQTGKVTAYALAVAEENAAGGVIVTAPTCGASGIVPAVLHYLKEIHDDLDDDDILKALATAALFGNVIKHNGSISGAEVGCQGEVGSACAMAAAAAAQLMGGSVRQIEYAAEMGLEHHLGLTCDPVDGLVQIPCIERNACASTRALSRAQMAILSDGFHRITFDEVVAVMKQTGHDLPSLYRETSTGGLAKAYGDRALKK; translated from the coding sequence ATGGAAAGCATCCGCGAACTGTATCGCATAGGGGTGGGGCCGTCTTCCAGCCACACCATGGGACCGCGCAAGGCGGCGGAACGGTTTCTCGCCGCCAATCCGGGGGCGCAACGCTTCCGGGTGACCCTCTATGAGTCCCTCGCCGCGACGGGCAAGGGGCACCTTACGGACTGGGCCGTCAACGACGTGCTCGGCTCCGAGCGGACCGAGGTGATCTGGAAGCCGGACGAGAAGCTCCCCATGCATCCCAACGGCATGCGCTTCGAGGCCCTCGGCGCGGACGACGCGGTCATCGCGTCGTGGACCGTGTATTCCGTGGGCGGCGGAGCCATTCGTGAGGAAGGGCAGACGGCGGGACTGACGGCGGGCGTCTACGACCTGCCGGACATCACCTCAATCATGGAAATGTGCGCGGACAAGGGCATCGACTACTGGGAATACGTGGCCCGGTGCGAAGGTCCGGAGATATGGGATTTCCTGCGCGAGGTGTGGGGTGTCATGACGGCCGCCATCGCGCGCGGACTCAAGACGCAGGGCGTGCTGCCCGGTTCGCTGGGCCTTCGGCGTCAGGCGTGGAGCTACTACCGCAAGACCAAGCACTCCGGGCCTGATCTCCAGCAGACCGGCAAGGTTACCGCCTACGCGCTGGCCGTGGCCGAGGAGAACGCTGCAGGTGGCGTCATTGTCACCGCGCCCACCTGCGGGGCCAGCGGCATCGTTCCCGCCGTGCTCCACTATCTGAAGGAAATCCACGACGACCTCGATGATGACGACATCCTCAAGGCGCTGGCCACGGCCGCCCTGTTCGGCAACGTCATCAAGCACAACGGCTCCATCTCCGGCGCGGAGGTGGGCTGTCAGGGCGAGGTCGGTTCGGCCTGCGCCATGGCTGCGGCCGCTGCGGCCCAGCTCATGGGCGGCAGTGTGCGCCAGATCGAGTACGCCGCCGAGATGGGCCTTGAGCATCACCTTGGCCTGACCTGCGACCCCGTGGACGGACTGGTGCAGATTCCCTGCATTGAGCGCAACGCCTGCGCGTCCACCCGCGCCCTGTCGCGCGCGCAGATGGCCATCTTGTCCGACGGCTTCCACCGCATCACCTTTGACGAGGTGGTGGCGGTGATGAAGCAGACCGGCCATGATTTGCCGAGCCTGTACCGCGAGACGTCCACCGGCGGTCTCGCCAAGGCCTACGGAGACCGCGCCCTCAAGAAATAG
- a CDS encoding TRAP transporter large permease: MTIAIAMTILVVTLFIGVPIPFAFFSSAAYLIYTGGYDPSFLLPYGFSKMNSIVLLTIPLFIMAGGVMDKGRIGDKLVDVVDTIAGRIRGGLGVVTVVTCAIFGAVSGSSSATVSCIGSIMMPKLKRAGYPVGHAAALLASSGVLGILIPPSMLMILYAWMGNQSVLACFLAAFTPGLILTVLLSAVNLFLLRNNTEIEVRPAESFGATARQFASKSAKASPALMMPVIILGGIYGGFMTPTEAAAVAVIYAIPVAMFIYKGLKTRDLVATLIESATTTGVIMAMMFAVMILSRLYIMENLPEQIMGVLTSVSENKYVIMLMINVFMIIMGMLMDDVSGVLLGTPILVPLVTQLGVDPIHFAAIMGVNLGLGNVTPPTAPLLYLSGRIAGAPVNQMMRTTIYLIIFAWLPTLLITTYIPEVSLGLVHWLMGN, from the coding sequence ATGACCATTGCCATAGCCATGACCATCCTCGTGGTGACGCTGTTCATAGGCGTGCCCATTCCGTTCGCCTTCTTCAGCTCCGCCGCGTACCTCATATACACGGGCGGCTACGATCCCAGCTTTCTTCTGCCCTACGGCTTTTCCAAGATGAACTCCATCGTGCTGCTGACCATCCCGCTGTTCATCATGGCGGGCGGCGTGATGGACAAGGGCCGCATCGGCGACAAGCTCGTCGACGTGGTGGACACCATCGCCGGACGCATCCGAGGCGGCCTCGGCGTGGTCACTGTCGTGACCTGCGCCATCTTCGGCGCGGTGTCGGGAAGCTCGTCGGCCACCGTGTCGTGCATCGGCTCCATCATGATGCCCAAGCTCAAGCGTGCGGGCTATCCCGTGGGCCATGCCGCAGCGCTGCTGGCCAGCTCCGGCGTGCTGGGCATCCTCATCCCGCCGAGCATGCTCATGATCCTCTACGCGTGGATGGGCAACCAGTCCGTGCTGGCCTGCTTCCTCGCGGCGTTCACTCCGGGCCTCATCCTCACGGTGCTGCTGTCCGCGGTGAATCTCTTCCTGCTGCGCAACAACACCGAAATCGAGGTGCGACCCGCCGAGAGCTTTGGTGCCACGGCGCGCCAGTTTGCCTCCAAGAGCGCGAAGGCCTCGCCCGCGCTCATGATGCCGGTGATCATCCTCGGTGGCATCTACGGCGGCTTCATGACGCCCACCGAGGCGGCCGCAGTGGCGGTCATCTACGCCATTCCGGTGGCCATGTTTATCTACAAGGGCCTCAAGACGCGCGACCTCGTGGCTACGCTCATCGAGTCCGCCACCACCACCGGCGTGATCATGGCCATGATGTTCGCGGTGATGATTCTCTCTCGCCTGTATATCATGGAGAACCTGCCCGAGCAGATCATGGGCGTTCTGACCTCCGTGTCCGAGAACAAGTACGTCATCATGCTCATGATCAACGTGTTCATGATCATCATGGGCATGCTCATGGACGACGTGTCCGGCGTGCTGCTGGGCACCCCGATCCTTGTGCCGCTGGTCACCCAGCTTGGCGTGGACCCCATCCATTTCGCGGCCATCATGGGCGTGAACCTCGGGCTGGGCAACGTCACGCCGCCCACCGCGCCGCTTCTGTACCTGTCGGGCCGCATCGCTGGCGCGCCGGTGAACCAGATGATGCGCACCACCATCTATCTCATCATTTTCGCGTGGTTGCCCACACTTCTCATCACAACCTATATTCCCGAAGTGTCCCTTGGTCTGGTACACTGGCTCATGGGCAACTAA
- a CDS encoding TRAP transporter small permease, whose product MTSLDNIQSLGFWKTLNHFQKFVMASTSILIVLMICVAVVARYIFQSDFYGSEELISMLAFWLYFMGAAQGSHDRSQISADIVSCYIHDEKRRRAMHIVKDVVTLGVCLLVTFWALKFVAWGFKMHPKSPVFRLPMLIPHIAVGLGFVLMSWYHFVYLVQDIRTHVRLVRADR is encoded by the coding sequence GTGACGAGTCTTGACAACATCCAGAGCCTCGGCTTCTGGAAGACCCTCAACCATTTCCAGAAATTCGTGATGGCCTCCACGAGCATCCTCATCGTGCTCATGATCTGCGTGGCCGTCGTTGCCCGCTACATTTTTCAGTCCGACTTCTACGGCTCCGAGGAACTCATCTCCATGCTGGCCTTTTGGCTGTACTTCATGGGCGCGGCACAGGGGAGCCACGACCGTAGCCAGATTTCCGCCGACATCGTGTCCTGCTACATCCACGACGAGAAGCGCCGCCGCGCCATGCACATCGTGAAGGACGTGGTGACGCTTGGCGTGTGCCTGCTGGTGACCTTCTGGGCGCTCAAGTTCGTGGCCTGGGGCTTCAAGATGCATCCCAAGTCGCCGGTGTTCCGGCTGCCCATGCTCATCCCGCACATCGCGGTGGGCCTCGGTTTCGTTCTCATGTCCTGGTACCACTTCGTGTATCTCGTTCAGGACATCCGCACCCATGTCCGGCTGGTCCGTGCGGACCGCTAG
- the dctP gene encoding TRAP transporter substrate-binding protein DctP, with protein sequence MKKILSALLCMFAVLGLAACNDDAGKAETKSVEFKFATQHPVEHMAHKAAERIKARVEKETQGRVTIKIYPANQLGDASQIYEEVIRGSIDIAHITVPDQYDSRLGIGFIPYIARDYDQIREVFAKGSFIDTEMAKMHDALGVKFFSYFGEGFIGVGAVEPVENMKQPGVEKGIMIRVPGLDVFKFGGEELGFRTTSIPYSDTYSALQTGVVKGWIGGPPNLNYLGFRDVIKHYYQYNVNFESTQYVMNKAKFEALSPEDRKIVETAFVEEAQQSFLMAESEDQMYRKKLEEAGIEVTVFTTQELEEMANYVREHAWQRLEKNLTPELVNGLRGSYK encoded by the coding sequence ATGAAGAAGATTCTGTCCGCCCTGCTGTGCATGTTTGCCGTTCTGGGCCTTGCGGCCTGCAACGACGACGCGGGCAAGGCCGAGACCAAGTCCGTCGAGTTCAAGTTCGCGACGCAGCACCCCGTGGAGCACATGGCCCACAAGGCTGCCGAGCGCATCAAGGCCCGCGTGGAGAAGGAGACCCAGGGTCGCGTCACCATCAAGATCTACCCCGCCAACCAGCTTGGCGATGCGTCCCAGATCTATGAGGAAGTCATCCGCGGCTCCATCGACATCGCGCACATCACCGTGCCCGACCAGTACGACTCTCGCCTCGGCATCGGCTTCATCCCCTACATCGCGCGCGACTACGATCAGATCCGCGAGGTGTTCGCCAAGGGTTCCTTCATCGACACCGAGATGGCCAAGATGCACGACGCCCTTGGCGTCAAGTTCTTCTCCTACTTCGGCGAGGGCTTCATCGGCGTGGGTGCCGTGGAACCCGTCGAGAACATGAAGCAGCCCGGCGTGGAAAAGGGCATCATGATCCGCGTGCCCGGACTCGACGTGTTCAAGTTCGGCGGCGAGGAGCTTGGCTTCCGCACCACCTCCATTCCCTACTCCGACACCTACTCCGCGCTGCAGACCGGCGTTGTGAAGGGCTGGATCGGTGGACCGCCGAACCTCAACTACCTCGGCTTCCGCGACGTCATCAAGCACTACTACCAGTACAACGTGAACTTCGAGTCCACCCAGTACGTGATGAACAAGGCCAAGTTCGAGGCGCTCTCCCCCGAGGATCGCAAGATCGTCGAGACCGCCTTCGTCGAGGAGGCCCAGCAGAGCTTCCTGATGGCCGAGAGCGAAGACCAGATGTACCGCAAGAAGCTTGAAGAGGCGGGCATCGAGGTGACCGTGTTCACCACGCAGGAGCTTGAGGAAATGGCCAACTACGTGCGCGAGCACGCCTGGCAGCGCCTTGAGAAGAATCTGACCCCCGAGCTGGTCAACGGCCTGCGGGGTTCCTACAAGTAG
- a CDS encoding sigma-54-dependent transcriptional regulator: protein MARILVLDDDPDISNIISQLAEDAGHASVIASSLAEGLAALRGPAVDLVFLDVRLPDGSGIDALPEIRKASSRPDVIIITGLGDPDGAELAIKNGAWDYIEKTSTLAQIAASMERALAYREKHRQPRALGIARRELVGESPALMAVLENVAIAASGDAGVLITGETGTGKEVVARTIHDNSHRNSGPFVVVDCAALSETLAEGELFGHVKGSFTGAHATRTGLVGQADGGTLFLDEVGELPQSVQATFLRVLQERRYRPVGSTREEVSDFRLVAATNRDLAAMCEDGSFRSDLYYRIKSCHIAMPPLRERVEDVSPIAIYHLSRLCRQYGIADKTLSDEILAVLAHYDWPGNVRELVQTLERTLMRGRGEEVLYPEHLPVDVRARAARRAMERAVENPDACAPVVVAGSFSDRLLSGSLPGFKDYRRRCISHVEEKYLERLMSDAGGSIKEACRLSGLSRTRLYVLMKEHGITRDGESE from the coding sequence ATGGCAAGGATTCTCGTTCTGGACGACGATCCAGACATTTCGAATATCATTTCGCAACTGGCCGAGGATGCCGGACATGCGTCGGTCATCGCATCCTCGCTGGCCGAAGGACTTGCCGCGCTGCGTGGTCCGGCGGTGGATCTCGTGTTTCTCGACGTTCGCCTTCCGGATGGAAGCGGTATAGACGCGCTCCCGGAAATCCGCAAGGCGTCCTCCCGGCCGGACGTGATCATCATCACCGGCCTCGGCGATCCTGACGGCGCGGAACTCGCCATCAAGAACGGCGCGTGGGACTACATCGAGAAGACGAGCACGCTTGCGCAGATTGCCGCGTCAATGGAGCGCGCCCTGGCCTACCGCGAGAAGCACCGCCAGCCTCGGGCGCTTGGCATCGCCCGGCGCGAGCTGGTGGGCGAAAGCCCCGCCCTCATGGCTGTGCTCGAAAACGTGGCCATTGCCGCCAGTGGCGACGCGGGCGTGCTCATCACCGGGGAGACCGGGACCGGCAAGGAGGTCGTGGCCCGCACCATCCACGACAACAGCCATCGCAATTCCGGTCCCTTCGTCGTGGTGGACTGCGCGGCCCTTTCCGAGACGCTGGCCGAGGGCGAACTCTTCGGGCACGTCAAGGGCTCCTTCACCGGCGCGCACGCCACGCGAACCGGTCTCGTGGGGCAGGCCGACGGCGGGACCCTGTTCCTCGATGAGGTGGGCGAATTGCCGCAGAGCGTGCAGGCCACCTTTCTTCGCGTCCTGCAGGAGCGCCGCTATCGTCCGGTCGGTTCCACGCGTGAGGAGGTGAGTGACTTCCGCCTCGTGGCCGCCACCAATCGCGATCTCGCCGCCATGTGCGAGGACGGCTCCTTCCGCAGCGACCTCTATTACCGCATCAAGTCCTGTCACATCGCCATGCCGCCCCTGCGCGAGCGTGTGGAGGACGTGTCGCCCATCGCCATTTACCATCTTTCCCGCCTGTGCCGTCAGTACGGCATTGCCGACAAGACGCTCTCAGACGAGATTCTCGCCGTGCTGGCCCATTACGACTGGCCGGGCAACGTCCGCGAACTGGTGCAGACGCTGGAGCGGACCCTCATGCGCGGACGTGGTGAGGAGGTTCTCTATCCCGAGCATCTGCCCGTGGACGTGCGCGCCCGCGCCGCTCGCCGCGCCATGGAACGCGCCGTTGAGAATCCAGATGCCTGCGCCCCGGTCGTCGTGGCTGGGTCCTTCTCCGACCGACTGCTTTCCGGAAGCCTCCCCGGCTTCAAGGACTACCGCCGTCGCTGCATCTCCCATGTCGAGGAAAAATACCTCGAACGCCTCATGTCCGACGCTGGCGGCTCCATCAAGGAGGCCTGCCGCCTCTCCGGCCTGTCGCGCACGCGGCTCTACGTGCTCATGAAGGAGCACGGCATCACCCGCGACGGCGAATCTGAGTAG